The Arcobacter arenosus genomic interval ATATTGTTCTTTAACTGGTTTTCTAAGGCCTGCGGCATTTATTTCAATAACCATATTTGATTTTTTTATTTCACTCATAGCATCTTTTGCTAGAACTTTTATATCTTTTGTAGGAAGGAAATTAAAAACTTTTATTAAATCTAAATGACCAACAATATCAAATTTACCAGATTTAGCAAGAAGTTTTAATGCATAAAAATATTCTTCCCAAATCTTATTAATATCTCTATTTTTGTATTCAGCAATAAACTCAGGGTTATCAAATCCCCATTTTCCAAGATAGTGAACAGAACCAATCAAATAGTCAACTTTTGAATTAATAACCTCATCTAAAAGATAATCACCCTCAATAAAGTCAACCTCATACCCAAGTAATATATCAATTTGATTTTCATACCTTTTTTTTATCTCTAAAATAGAAGATTCATAAAAATCTTTTTTTTCAATTACTAGTCTATAACCATCTTCAAAGTTTTTCATTGGTGCATGTTCTGAAAAACCATAAAAATCTATTCCTAATTCTATAGCTTTTTGAACATACTCTTCAATAGTCCCTTGAGCATGATTACAAAGTGTAGTATGATTGTGAAGGTCTGCTCTAAATTTTTTCATTAAATGCCTTTAGTTTAATAAGCCTGCGCCACTAATTGCTGTACTTCTATCTTTTGCATAAACTCTTTTTCCATCAATGATGTCATACTTCCATATGGGAGCTTTTGCTTTAAAATCTTCAACAAACTCATCAATCATCTCTAAAGCAACTCTTCTTTTTGGACTACAAACAGCAGCTATATATGAACTTTCATGGTTTAAAACATCCCCACGACTGTGAGCCATTAAAACTATTGCATTTTTTTCATTAGCTTTTTTTTGCCATGAATCAAACCAAGATTTTAATATTGGTTCATAAATATCAAAACTTAGACCATCAATTCCATTTTCATCTCTTACTACACCATTAAAAGTAATTATTGCACCGAAATTAGAATCTTTAAATTCATCAAACCATTGCGAATTTATCTTATTTACATCAAGTGGGCCATCACAAAGAATTAGCTTATCTTCCATTTCATCCACCACATACAGGAGGAAGTAAAGATACTTTATCTCCATCAGTTAGAGGAATATCTTTTGATGAAACCATGGTATCATTAACAGCTACCGCACAAGTTTCTAACCATGTTGAAACTTCACTATCACTTTTTAATATTTCACTTAACTCAGCTAAGTTTTTTATCTCTACTTTCATAGGTTCTTTATTAATTGGTCCTAAAAATTCTACAGTTACCAAATTAACCCCTTATTTACATATTTTGGAGTATTATATCAAATTTAATTTAATCTAAGGATGACACAAGTCAATGATATTTGCTAAAATAGATTTCATAAACCTTTTACCTTTTCATATATATATTAAGAAAAGGATTCAATCAAGCCAAGTAAAATCAATAATTCAGTATAAAAAATCTTACCCCTCATATATAAATAAAAAGTTTAAAACTAGAAAAGTTGATTCTGCATTTATCTCATCAATTGCGTCAAGGGGAGAAAGAAGATTAGACTTAGGAATTATTGCAAGAAAAGATGTTCAATCAGTAATAGTAGTACCGGGAAAGAAAAAAGATGATTACCAAAGTGAAACATCAAATGCCTTAGCAAAGATTTTAAAACTTGAGGGTGAAGTTTTAATTGGAGATAAAGCATTAAAATTTTTTCATGATAATCCAGATGTTGAAATAATAGACATGGCTAAGGCATGGCAAGACAAATATAATCTACCTTTTGTTTTTGCAACGCTTTGTTACTGTAGAAATAAAAAAATACTAGAAAAAATTATTCGTAACTTTAATAAAAAACATATTAAAATTCCGCAATATATTTTAGAGCATTATTCAAAACGTTCAGGTGTTTCAAAAAAACATATTCTAGAATACTTAAAAAGAATAGACTATGATATAGGTATAAAAGAGAAAAGAGCACTAAAGAAGTTTTTATATTTAGCTAAAAAAGAAGGAATTTAATGACATTTTTTGATTCAATTATATTAGGAATTATCGAAGGTATTACTGAATTTTTACCAATTTCATCAACTGGACATTTGATTGTAGCAAGTGAATTTCTAGGAATTGATCAAACCAATGTAAATAAAGCCTACGAAGTAATTATTCAATTTGCTGCTATATTAGCAGTAATATTAAATTACCCATCAAAATTTACTTTTAAACATATAGATCTTTGGACAAAAGTATTAATTGCCTTTTTACCAATTGCTGCCATTGGATTTCTTTTTTCAAAACAAGTAAAAGCTATGTTTTCCCTTGAAATAGTTGCTATTATGTTTATAGTTGGGGGAATAGTATTTTTAATAGTTGAAAAGTTTTATGATGAATCAAAACACACAACAAGTGATGTAGAAGATGTAAGCTACAAACAGTCTTTATATATTGGTCTTGCTCAAATTTTTGCATTAATACCTGGGACATCAAGAGCTGGCTCATCAATAATTGGAGCAATGTTGGTAGGTCTTAATAGAAAAGCAAGTGCTGAATTTAGTTTCTTACTTGCTTTCCCTGTAATGTGTGCAACAACAGGGTATGATTTATTAAAACATCATAATGAATTATTAACAGGTGCAAATTTTTTAAATCTTGCAATTGGATTCATAGTCTCTTTTATAGTTGCATTTTTAGCTATCAAAGTTTTCCTGAAATTTTTAGAAAACTTTACTTTTGTAGCCTTTGGAATATATAGAATAATATTTGGTATTCTTCTTTTAACTTTTGCTTAGTATATAATGAACAATTGACTCAACTCCATTACAATGGATTGAGTCTACTAACCTTTTACTAAGTTTGAAATTATCTTTTTTCAATACTTCCATTAAAAAATCTTCACTCAAATCATTTTCTCTACAAATATAACATAAGTCTTTTTCTTCTAAAAACTTTGCATTAGTATATTGATGATCTTTTGCTGCATATGGATAAGGTACAAATAAAGTTGGCAAAGAGTTTGCACATAATTCCCATAAGGTTGAAGCCCCTGCCCTACTTACTGCAAAATCTGCTTCATTCATTTTTTTTGAAAGTTCTTTTGTAAAAGCAAAAACATCTGCTTGAATTCCTAGTTTTTTATACTCCTCTTGAACTCTTTCAAAATCACTACTTCCTGTTTGATGAATTATCTTTATTCCCATACTATTAAGTTTTGATGCCGTTTTTAAAGCAAAATTATTAATTGCATGTGCACCCTGTGAACCACCTAAAAATATTATAGTTCTAAATTGGTCTCTAATTCTAGCATTATCAAAAAACTCACTTGAAACAGGATAATCTTTTACTACTGAATTAGGGTCAAAAGATGAAAAAACTTCGCTTGCAAACTTTGAAGTTATTTGATTTAATCTTCCCATTACTGAATTTTGTTCATGTATATAAAGTTTACATCCAAATGTAAAAATAGAAGCAAAAGTTGCAGGAGCTGCTGAAAAGCCACCAACTGAAATAACAGTTCCAACATCATATTTATCAAAAATATCGAAACATTTATTCATTGCTTTTAAAATAGCAAAGAGTGATTTTATTTTTCCAAAACCTTTTTTATTGACAACACCCTTTGTATCTAAAAAAAATGCTTTTTTTAATCTTTTATCATTTTCAAACCATTGTTTATCTTGTCCATTTACTGAACCAATAAAAATCGGTTTTATTCCTCTATTTGAATACTCTTCAATTAATGAGTCAGCAACTTTAAGATGCCCTCCAGTTCCACCACCTGTTATAACAACTCTCATTTATTTATCAACCTTTTCCTTCAAATTTACAGACTTACTTATTGATAATACAAGTCCAATTGCAATCGCCATAGAGAGCATTGATGAACCTCCATAACTTAAAAGTGGTACTGCTATACCCTTAATTGGAATCATTCCTGAAATACCATATGAATTTATTAAAAATGCAATTATTATCATTAAAGCAATTCCAATTGTAAATAGATGATAAATCTTATTATCAACTCTTCTACTTATTTTAAAAATCCTTAATACAATTAAAAACATAATTGAAACAATAACGGATAAACCTAATAAACCAACCTCTTCAGTGATCCCAGCTAATACAAAGTCAGTATGTACTTCACTTAAAAACCCAAGTTTTAAATCTCCCAATCCTAAACCTTGTCCAAAAATCCCACCGTTGTGTATTGCATTTAAGGAATGGGAAACTTGATAGGGTTCAGGTAATTCATCAATTCTTAAATAATTACCTGCCCAATCTGGTAAAATAGATAGAATCTTATCTTGAACCATTGCCCACCAAGAATAGATTCTTTGTATCCTATGGGGTGCGGCTACAATTAAACCAATAAATCCAACAACACCAACAACACCTAAAGAAACAAAAACTTTATAACTTCTATTTGCAAAAATTAATAATATAAATAAAATTCCACCCAATAAGGCAACTTGTCCAAAATCTTTTTGTAAAAAAGCAACTATAAATACTACTAATAAAAAAGTAAGAAAATAAGGTGCAAGTAAACGCATCTCTTGTTTTAAACCTATACGTCTTGGAACCTCAATTAATCTTCTATGAAAAGACCAAGATAAAAAATATATAAAACCTATTTTAAAAAACTCAACAGGGGAAAGAGAAAATCCAGGTAATCTAATCCATCTATTTGCACCACCTGAAGCAGTTACTAATGAACTAGGTAGAACTGGCATTATTGACATAAGAATAAAAAATAAAATAAATAATCCCATACCCACTTTATTTACAATTTTATCTGGATTAATTAAAGAAAATCCCCACATTATAAAAATAGATAAGGTACCAACAAAAAATTGTCTTATAAAAAAATGAAATTGATTATATCCATAATATTCTACAGTATAAACTGTAAGAGAATAGGAAAATATTATACTAGTAATTATAAGTGATGATACAAGCAAAAAAAGTACATAATCTGCTTCGTGTAACTTCACTTTATTAATCTTATTTTTAATTTGATTTTTGTTAGAATGCATTTGCTATTATATTACATTATGGATAAATATGTCTTCAAAATTCATCGAAAAAGATAACAAAATCAAAAAAATTATGATTCTATTTTTTTTCATACTTTTTTTACTAATTATATTGCTAATTTCAATTTTTGATACAATGAAAAGCTTCAGGCAATTGCCCTCTTTAGAAACTTCCAAAAAAGAGTTATCTGTAAGAGGTGATATTATAAGTAAAGATAATTTTAAAATCACCACATCAAAAAAAATCTATAAAGCATCTATAGATACTAGGCACCTTGACATAAATAAAAAAGAATTATTTATCAAGTTATTTTCTATATACAGTAATATTCCATATACAAAATTGGAAAAAAAAGTAAATGAATCACTAAAAGATCCAGGTAATCTTGTATTATCTTATAATATAGATTCAAAAACTGCAAAAAACTTAAAAGAGTTGGGATTTAAACTTAGAAGACTTGGGGTATTTATCTCAAGAAAAGTACAAGGTGGAAAAATTTTAAGGGGTTTGAGTGTAATTGAAAGTGGCGAAAAAAGATTATACTCTTATGA includes:
- a CDS encoding histidinol-phosphatase translates to MKKFRADLHNHTTLCNHAQGTIEEYVQKAIELGIDFYGFSEHAPMKNFEDGYRLVIEKKDFYESSILEIKKRYENQIDILLGYEVDFIEGDYLLDEVINSKVDYLIGSVHYLGKWGFDNPEFIAEYKNRDINKIWEEYFYALKLLAKSGKFDIVGHLDLIKVFNFLPTKDIKVLAKDAMSEIKKSNMVIEINAAGLRKPVKEQYPSKNLLELAFELDIPITFSSDAHSVEQIGFKYDEVTTLAQKIGYKQCAIFKNRDIQLVNF
- a CDS encoding molybdopterin synthase catalytic subunit, translating into MEDKLILCDGPLDVNKINSQWFDEFKDSNFGAIITFNGVVRDENGIDGLSFDIYEPILKSWFDSWQKKANEKNAIVLMAHSRGDVLNHESSYIAAVCSPKRRVALEMIDEFVEDFKAKAPIWKYDIIDGKRVYAKDRSTAISGAGLLN
- a CDS encoding MoaD/ThiS family protein; the encoded protein is MVTVEFLGPINKEPMKVEIKNLAELSEILKSDSEVSTWLETCAVAVNDTMVSSKDIPLTDGDKVSLLPPVCGG
- a CDS encoding MqnA/MqnD/SBP family protein — encoded protein: MIFAKIDFINLLPFHIYIKKRIQSSQVKSIIQYKKSYPSYINKKFKTRKVDSAFISSIASRGERRLDLGIIARKDVQSVIVVPGKKKDDYQSETSNALAKILKLEGEVLIGDKALKFFHDNPDVEIIDMAKAWQDKYNLPFVFATLCYCRNKKILEKIIRNFNKKHIKIPQYILEHYSKRSGVSKKHILEYLKRIDYDIGIKEKRALKKFLYLAKKEGI
- a CDS encoding undecaprenyl-diphosphate phosphatase encodes the protein MTFFDSIILGIIEGITEFLPISSTGHLIVASEFLGIDQTNVNKAYEVIIQFAAILAVILNYPSKFTFKHIDLWTKVLIAFLPIAAIGFLFSKQVKAMFSLEIVAIMFIVGGIVFLIVEKFYDESKHTTSDVEDVSYKQSLYIGLAQIFALIPGTSRAGSSIIGAMLVGLNRKASAEFSFLLAFPVMCATTGYDLLKHHNELLTGANFLNLAIGFIVSFIVAFLAIKVFLKFLENFTFVAFGIYRIIFGILLLTFA
- a CDS encoding UDP-N-acetylglucosamine--N-acetylmuramyl-(pentapeptide) pyrophosphoryl-undecaprenol N-acetylglucosamine transferase: MRVVITGGGTGGHLKVADSLIEEYSNRGIKPIFIGSVNGQDKQWFENDKRLKKAFFLDTKGVVNKKGFGKIKSLFAILKAMNKCFDIFDKYDVGTVISVGGFSAAPATFASIFTFGCKLYIHEQNSVMGRLNQITSKFASEVFSSFDPNSVVKDYPVSSEFFDNARIRDQFRTIIFLGGSQGAHAINNFALKTASKLNSMGIKIIHQTGSSDFERVQEEYKKLGIQADVFAFTKELSKKMNEADFAVSRAGASTLWELCANSLPTLFVPYPYAAKDHQYTNAKFLEEKDLCYICRENDLSEDFLMEVLKKDNFKLSKRLVDSIHCNGVESIVHYILSKS
- a CDS encoding FtsW/RodA/SpoVE family cell cycle protein, with the protein product MHSNKNQIKNKINKVKLHEADYVLFLLVSSLIITSIIFSYSLTVYTVEYYGYNQFHFFIRQFFVGTLSIFIMWGFSLINPDKIVNKVGMGLFILFFILMSIMPVLPSSLVTASGGANRWIRLPGFSLSPVEFFKIGFIYFLSWSFHRRLIEVPRRIGLKQEMRLLAPYFLTFLLVVFIVAFLQKDFGQVALLGGILFILLIFANRSYKVFVSLGVVGVVGFIGLIVAAPHRIQRIYSWWAMVQDKILSILPDWAGNYLRIDELPEPYQVSHSLNAIHNGGIFGQGLGLGDLKLGFLSEVHTDFVLAGITEEVGLLGLSVIVSIMFLIVLRIFKISRRVDNKIYHLFTIGIALMIIIAFLINSYGISGMIPIKGIAVPLLSYGGSSMLSMAIAIGLVLSISKSVNLKEKVDK